tcgcccgcggcgccagagCGTAGGCGGACCGCAGCTCCCCAACCAGGGTTTGGCACGCCTGCTTCGGAAATtcctcgacgacggcgcctgAAACAATCAATAGATGTGCAAGACCCCCACACACATCCCAGTGTGCAGGAAAAGCTTTCAGCACGGCCTTCCCGCTCGCGGAGTTCCCGACGGTCGGCCGCGGTGTCTCGTCACATGTCACGTGCGGTCACCGCGCCCTAAAGTGGAACACGCGTTATCTCACAGCAAAGGGGCAGTTCAAATGCGTCACACAATGGAAAGAGAGATGCGACAGCCGTGGGAAACGGTGCACCGAGTCAGTCTCAGCAAGCAATCGTTCCGAGGGGCTAGCGGTCGATGGGGCAAAGGACTCGCTCGTTGGAACTACACATACCTGCAAATATTGCGTTCGGGGTCTGTCAGCACAGTCAGGGAACACAGCAAGCAGGCATCAGACGCTGTCTCTGCCACCGGtcaagaaaaaggagacaggCAACAGCTGCATGTCTTTCTAACAAGACTGCCTTCCTTGCACGTATAGGCATCCTTTCGGGCATTGGTTGCGTGCAACGGCGAGTGCACTGAATGCTAGGCATGGTCGATGAAAGCAGGTTCCTCGAGCGCTCAGCATCTTCCCCGAAATGGAAGTGCTAGACTTacgcggagaggccgaggagcTGTGAGGCTATACTTGTACCCGACAAGCTCTGCTTGCaccagcgccgtcgcctggtCGTTCCATCGTGTGCTCAGAAGAATATTAAATGCCGGCTCAGGAGAAAGGAAAAGGTCGCCGAAAGAAGCGGCCGACGCCTCCACTGAATAAAGGGGCACCAGCACAGCAAAAAGTGGCGGCTGCAAGGAGGAAAATATCGGAAAAGTACAATCATTCTGTGTCATTGGGCACACAACACTAGAGCTTACTGGACAGTGCTTGAGAAAAACCCGGATGGAACGCCAGGCAAAGTGCTTCATCTCCGTCTGTTGCTCCCCCCcgtctcccctcccccccctcgcaGTGCATTCGATATACAGCGCGTGCCCTCCAGGTACAGGCGCTGGTGTGTAGCGAGAAAAACTAGGCCGGGAGGCCACGGCTGAGTCCCTCGTTCGTGATATATTGATCGCCCAGCGACGCaggctcgcgctgcagccgcaccaCAACGGAAGGTCACCAAGTGAAAGGTCCGCAGATGCCGCAACGATAAGGCCGCGCTTAAAGCTCAAtgccctccccctcccccatcccccccctccccatGGTGTTTGTGGTGCAGCCTCCCAATGGCAGACACAACTGAAGAACCAAGTGAACGAGATCTCCATcagcttcgcggcgacgggTACGGCGTCTCCTGAGCACCCCGCAGAGGCTCACCGCGGCGAAAGGGCGCCCGTTGCTGGGTGAGGCCTGCACATGATGGCAGTGCCGCTAGAAACAGCAAGCCGCAAGTAAGGAAGTAGAAGGGGCAGCCATCCCCCCGACGTTCCCAGGGTTTGCCCCCCGTAGCGCAGTATCTGTGAGGGGTCTCCGTAGACGATGAACAATGTGGACTTTGCGAGTACGAGGAGCTAGGGCAGCTCGGGGAACCCGCCAAATCTACGTTACGGTATGTGTCAGACGAGCACGACATGGCGTCCCGTTGGACgaacgcgcgcctcccgtgGCGCATTTTGCCGGAAACTGTGCCTCGCAAGCGGGAGCTGCGACAAACTGGTCGAGTGGCTGTGGCCGTCCTcgttcgcgctgcagcctcaaGAAGTCGCGCCAGCCAGGCAAACGGGAGTCCTCATCCTGCTAGGGTTCGGTCGTGCAGTTCAGCCGGAGTCgcaggaagaaagagagctGTGCGCCGGGAAAGTAGCTCAGCTAACTCGGAATGGGACGAGGGATAtgcaggctgccgcggaggatCTTTTATCTGAAACAATCGCTGGAGACGAGCACAGGCAGGCGTTCTTTGTCAGCTACTGGACGCCAACGTGAGCAAAATCGGCACGACAGACGATGGACTGTTTACGTGGAAAAAAAGGGAAGGCCGTCGGTTCGCAGTAGCCTCTTGCCTTGCCATGCATTCTCGTAAAAGGCCTCACTCCGGCCGACCCGCCCGCCACCTGTGTCTCCACAAGCGGTCACGAGAGGGGGGAGGTTAATCCCGTTCCGTTTGagcaacgcagaggccgctggcGGATAAAAAATGCAAGCGGGAAAACTTGTCGAGACAGCCAGTCCGAGTTTTCACTTTTAACAGTGCCTCAAAACGCATCGATGCAGCCAGGTGGTGGTtgtctgcgcggcggtgtggcccgccgctggaggccggGATGTCTACCCGAGGGGAAAGGTCTTGGGAGCTGCGTGTCCTCAAGTTTTCTGTGTCGTGCGCTACATGCAGGATCCGCATCGTCGTGCGGTACCCTCGAGGTTCTCTGAAGGGCCCGAGGCTACATCTTTTTTTATATGTCGAAAGTGAACCGCTGGAGAGCGATATCTTTAACGGCCGAATCGGTTCCTGCCATAGCTCCTTAACACAAAACAAGAACAAGCGTCGCATGGTCAGCCCGCATCGAGCAGGGTAAGAGTAGACCACAAGCAGGCCCAGCctgcccgcgcctcccttcgccgcggcactCTTTGACGAACGGACGTCTGCAGCCGGCAAGCACGAACCGCAAGAACTTAAGTGCAGCTCACCATGTTTTTCGCCACTTCGTCAACCTTTGTTACGGGTCATTTTGGCTCGGCCACTCTCCCAACCGCGGGGTGCGTCTGGGAGACACCACACTTGCGGCCCGCCAGGCCGCGGTCACGCGCGGCAACGTCAATTCCTACAGTATCGGTTGGGACATGTCAGAATGCTTTGACCTAGGCGTACGGAGTCGCAGAGTAAAAGCCCGAGATGTGTTCCGACTGTATTTGCTCAAAGGACGGCTCCTCAACAACACTAAATGGCAAAGACGGGTTCGTGACTCAGGAGTTGGAGCCACAGGGCATGATGGTGTGCGATGCCTCGTGTGAGCTGCTGAATCGGCACAGAACAACATGCTCTAGTGCGCAGATTTTTTGCAGGCCGCCGGCCGGCTGTCTACACTGAACTGTCTTTCGCCCCGCGAAAAGTCAGGGCGTGTCCAGCAGGACTTCGGCTTCTTTATGCACCCCGTGCGACGTGCTTTCTCCGCCAAAAGGTTTTGTCCGTTTGCTGGCTAAAAACTCGAACCCGTTTGCCAACGGTTGTACATTCTCACTGTCACGCAAAACCGGGGACCTCTTTGAAGCCTCTCATGCTTTCGGTTGGGTCCGAGTTTCACAGGAACTCAGCGAGAGACACTGGAGCGGTGCTGAATTTGTGCAGTCACCTGCGGCCTTATTTTGCAACCCAGACTCCGGGAAGAATTACCAGCAACACAGGCGTGGAGAATGTTGTTTGACAGGACGTGCCGAGTGCCAAGTTCTTTACCTCCTCGCGACTTCTCATAGAAAGTGCACCGAATCTTTCCACTTTCTGCGTTTTATACTAGGTTTGTGACCTGCATATATCCGCGGATGCATGAGAACCCCGACACTTCATCGAGGGTGGACAGCATGACAAACAAACGGAAATACAGTGACGGTAGCAGCTGACACCGAGACTCACAGCGAGGCGATCTGTCTGTCTCGCACATAAAGCGGCACGGACGCCGCATCCGGCAGAGACTCAACAAAAAAAGTCGCATCTCGGTCTTGAGGGGGTATTCATTATCATAAAAATAACGCCACACAGTTTTACTCGCGACGCCTCTTTCGGAGGGACTTGTGAACGTAGCCCTCTCCCAATACTAGCTTGTCTTGTAGAAGGAAGCTTCTGAGGTACTCAAATGCCtcatcctcgtcgtcggtGAGGAAGAGCTGGTCGCGGTCGCATTCGCTGATCATTCCATACTCAACCATTTTGTCGAAGTTGAGGACGCTCTGTACAGTTGAGAAGACAGTGTACGTAACACGGGCGCATTTGATGCATGCGTTTAACCGCGCCTAAGTCTGTGGTTGCTGAGACATGGACCTGCCGGATATCGGCGTGAGAGAGCGGCAGATCGACTACGGTCCTCCACAGTGGCCTAGATCGGGTACTGCGTGGTAGACGCCTCGAAATGCTCACAGCGTCGTGGTGTTTTCGGTACACTGCGTTTTTGGCTAGCCtgctgcgctggcgctgtGAGCAGGGGTCTACACTTACATCCCAGTATGTTTTCCCGAATAGCACGATCGGAATGTCTCGCTTCATCTTTTTGGTCTGTTTGAGCGTTAACACCTCCATGAGCTCGTCGAGCGTGCCTACGCCTCCGGGAGCGGCAATGACGCCGAGCGCACTGTAGACCATCCAGAACTTGCGTGTGAAAAAGTACTGGAACTGGAAGCCCAGCTCCTTCGAGACGTAAGGGTTCAGTCCACTCTCAAAGGGAAGACTGATTCCCATGCCGATGCTCCGAGCACCGGGGACTTGCGCAGCTCCCTTGTTGGCCGCCTCCATCAGACcagggccgccgccggtgcAAATGGCGACAGGGCAGACCCCGTCTGGTTCGTCgagcgcgctcgcctcctgaCCCCAGTCGTCGTCGTTCTCGAGCGGGGTCGGTATCTCTCGCAGAATCTTTGCCACCGCCTGCAAACACGAAAGGCAAAAACTCAGAGAGAACCAGTCGCGGGCATCAGTAGCGGCACGAAACTGGTCAGCACTTTCTgttgcggctgccgccgcacacATCGGAGTTTCGTGAGCCGCACTTGCCTAGTATATGAAACGCACGTTTTCTCTGTGTCCAGCTAAAAGTACACAGCACCTGTTTCCTTTCCGTTCTCTCGCCAGTATTGACACGTCGCAGCTACGAACTGACGCAGGTCTCATTGTCAGCACCGCAGTTTGCCCTGCAGCAAACGCGGGATGTTTTCTGCTCCAGTAGACGTTTGTGCGCTCGAGTCGCATCAGCCCTCGTAGAATGGAGCCCCAGTTGCCTAGGTATACGACTACGAATCCACGTACAGTTCGCGCTTCAGGGGTAAGCAGCCACTCCGCCAGCCTCCGCGTCAGCCTGGTGACCTTCTCTGCGAATTCGCAGACCCACTCGAGCCGACGCAGGCGTGTGATTTCCCGCTCAGCGGATTCAATTTCCTGGCTCTCCTTGGTGTTCGCGTCTTGCTTGCTCTCAGCCTTCAACTGGCTGAGGCGGTCCGTTGCCGCAGTCATGCGCGCTTGCCACTGCTCTCGGCTCAGTCCGCGGGCTGtgccgaagacgaggaacgTGGCCAGAACCCGACTGCGCCGCAAGCGATCTCGCACCTCCAGGTACTCGCACAAGATGCGAACTTGCCTGGCTGAGCGGCTGTGGAGCCAGGCTGTGTTGCTGTACGACTGCGTGGCAGAGCGGAGGACAGGATGAGCAGGGAAACTGAAGAGGCAACAGCGAGGGGTGGTTCACACGCTCTTGAGCGATGTCGCTTAGAGGTCGCCACAgtccacacacacacacacttGCGCCGAGGGCCCGTGCTACGTGTCACACGCTCTGTGGTGCACCCGCAACCATTAATTCTTTGCAGAGAGACTGAGGGCGTATGGAGACAAGGGAATGCTTTGTGCACCTCGAGACGAACGTAGAAAACGCGCAGATGCACAGGTAGCCGGTTGTGTTATTCACGCCTCTCTCCAGAGCAGGCCTCCGCGATTTTGTCGGCAAGGCGCATACCTTAGTCGGCACTCGAAGAGCCGGTGCTTCCGCCTTCACCTCCGACCCATTCTCCAGCCTCTGGCTTCCTTCTGTCTTCCCAGTTGCGCTCATTTTGCTGCTCAGGTACCCCGAGGCCGTGGAGTGAGAGACCTGCGAACACGGTCGTCCCAACGCACCAGAGTGTCCGAGAGTGCGTCCACTACCCCATCCAGTACTAAATCCTGAACAGCACTTTAGGTCTAAGTGTGGGGTGGCTGCCGGGAGACACAATCTTTGAGTTTGCCGCGATGGTGAAGCATCGGACCCTTCCACTTGGGGAGCAGCATGAAGGCCTCGGCACCACCAGTTCGTTACAGGTTGCTTCAGGCTCGAAATACGGTGTCACAGCGCCCTTCTGCACGCCTGCTCCCCTTGAAGTATCCCGGTAAGCAGGTACGCGAGCAGTGCGGTGGCCGCATCGCTCCCGTTTCCTCTCAGAGAACTCCGACGACTGGTGTAATTCACGTAGAGGGTTGTGAACCACTTGGACCATGAGAGGGTCCGCTGAAGTTTTCCTTGGTAAAGAAGAAACTGCGGCGCGAAATCAACGGGTAGCATGACCGTggcgtggagagagagagagactgaaAACATGCTCTTACCTCGAAAAATGATTTCGAGGGCGGGTTCCACACCACTGTAAGTGCAAGATGACGGTGTATCAGAGGCGGCTTTCGAAAACAGCTCACAACTAAATCTTACGAAGCGTGGCGAACTTCGCTGCCAAGGAGCCCGTTCGCCGGTCAATATATACATGGCTCGGCAGTGCCCGAGAGACACGTTCTCTCCCTCGGGACGACGGCACCCTACTTTTCTCGAGCGAGAAAACCCGGCAGGCCTCCGTCCGACGAGCCGGGGCTTGCATGCGGTCTGGGACACGCCCGCAGTGTCGCCTGAAGGGCTCTCGTGGTCGGTGCACAGGGACGTCTGCGCCGTGTCTCACATTCCGCATCAGGTCGCAGTGTTTCGGTTGAGGAGGGGGATGTGCACTTGGTGTGCTCGGTGGGGAGCAGGTGCCCCGCTGTAGCACCGAGACGCTCATGTGCGCCGGCGATTCTTTTGCGAGAGCGGCTGCTTCCCTGCAGGTGCCGTCCAAAAAAGGGCAACGGACTGGTGGATCCCCTCAGCCGCGGTGGTATGCGATGCACATGCACTCTCGGCGACACAAAACTCAAGTGGTCCTACCGAAGGTGTGTCGCCACGAGACCCTCGGCAGAACCCAACGTCGTAGTGTGGGCTGGTCTCCACTTCGACATTTTTTGTGACGAGGACGGGCTTCGTCTGCTAGGTTGACTGGTATCCGAGCCGTTATCCCCGACAGATGTAGTGGAGAGTGAGATGTGACGGAGCCAGTGTCTCTAGCAGTCAAACACGCCCCGCTGCTACACTGACGTACGTGGGGGCCACGTGGTGAGAGGACTCGCGACGGTTTCAGACTGTGTAGCCTGCCACACTCGCTTCGCCACCTTGCTGAACGCATACCGTCGGAGAGCCCTTGACGCAAACACACCGAGGAGAACGAACGCAGCGGCTCCATGCAGTAGCTTAAACTGCCCGCCTGGTGTCTCTTGCTCTGGGTCGGCGGGTCAACTGCGTTGCCTCACTCTCGTGTACGTGCTACCGTGCCTTGCACAAGCACTGGGAGGTCGGACCGTACCACGGAGGGCGATTGCGCATTATGTCGGCAGTCCAGATGCGAGGCAGACCCGGTTAATAGTAGGCCTCCACCAGAAGGTGGGGTCGTCGCCAAGCGAAGCAGACTGTTGGTCCAGATACAGGTCACAAGGCCAAGCAGCCCGATTTTGTCGTGCCGCTCTGACCGATGTGTGGTTCAAACAGAAGCAAAAGATGCCTCTGGCATGTAGATCCGACTTGAACTGCTGAGAAAATGACTGCCGGAGCCGAAGCCTGTACGTATTCGAAATGCACGGGGCGTTAAATGCGAGAGTGTGGGGCTTCACCTGAATGCCATGGTCCGTCATCCGCCCCTGTTCCCCGATTTTCGGCCGGGCCTCCGTTACCTGGCGATGAGCAACCTCCTGATAGTCTGAGTAAGAATTTTGCCACCCCACTAGCACATCCGCAGTGCCTCGCAAGGGACCACTATGGTTGAAGACGTTTCATTTTCCGAACCATAGCAAGGTGTGGAAAAACACCCCTCCGGGGGAAGTACATACCAGGCACCTGGGCAAGCACAGGCAGCAGCTACAGCCCTGGAGTGACAACCTTGGACCTTGGGGGTGGCGGGGGACTTTCTTACCCTCCCGAGACCACCCATCAACGATACAGAGAAGAGAGTGTGCCCTGAGAGAGCAAGCGACATAAGGTAGATGCTGTGTGGTGAGCGCGCGGTTGTTTACCGGACCTTTGTTTTGTGTCTGCGTCGAAGTGCATCGGTTTTTAGTGAAATATTCGGGCACGCATTGGTCCGCTCGATGGTTTCCCACCGTTTCCAAAGGGACGTTGCCGGTCGCCGTTTCATCCAACTGACACCCCCTGAAGGTGACGTAAGTatgcgcaggcgggcgcctACGTGAACTCAACGACGGGCTCGACACTATCCAGATAGACGAGGGCCAAGAACAGAAGAAACTGGTCTTGGCTCTACTCGTGGTGAGTTCCTGGGCCATTTGGTTGCTACACCTCCAAGAATCTGTGATCATTGTTGGGTGCTACTGTGACATGGTCAGTGCCAGCTAGTGCAACGACGGACGCGCGTGACCAAACACGATTCGAGACGCCACGCGACATAAATCATGGGTGAATAAGCCCTGCACATCTACGGGCGCGTCGTCTGAGAACGAAAGACCAGATGAGGAGCCTAAACATAGATGTTTAAATTCAGTAACTCCTTCCACCCACACAGCGATCGTGGTATGATCTACCCTGCTACAGCCTGATTCGCGATCCTACAAGCAAAATGTGGTAACTTCCCAAAACACTGAATGGGAAGTGTACTAGGTTCTCGCGTTGCAAACATCAACGCCGAGCGTAGGAAACGCCTTGCACCCCCCTTTCATAGTCTAACGCCTGAATCAGCACTTGCACTGGTGCTGGCGTGAAAGCTGCTTGAATGGGCACCTCCAGGGATCGTCACGGTGCATGAAACCGCAGAAGGAATAAAAATACATCCAGCAAAGAATGCTACCTAAAGCGGCATCACACCCAGTGGACGCCACCGGATAGGAGCAGAGGGTTTCTTTTCATTTGGTGTCCAGCAGCGAAACAAGGGTCTCAAGTCAAGATCTTAActtcctccgtcgcccgACGAGCTAGTGTTGGCGTGTCTACATGCAAAGAGCCGCATGCACGATCGATTCATATCAATAATACATACGCAAAATAACCCCACGATATAAAATCAACTCTGAATTGGCGTTTTTCTGCCTTCGAAGGAAAACTCAAGCCGCCCATCCACTCTCACTGTCACCATTACTTCTGTTTCTTGGGACACCGACCACAGGTGGGGGACGGCAGTGGTGTGCCTATCGCGCTCTAGTGCCACTCTGACTGGTACGAGTGTTGGTAGGGCGGGCGAGAGCATGCGTCGAAGAAATGCAAATGCGTGTCATGCGAAAAAACGCAGTTGTTGACCCAGTCCGCGAATCCGCCCTCACGAACCCTATCCTACGTCCACCCTTCGTAACAACTGTGTAATTTTTGATGTTTCACCTCTTTGGAGATTGTAGTAGCAAACGCTTACAACTATTCGCTTGTTGTGAATCTCTGAAACCGCTTTTCGTCGAATATACCCGCCTGATTTCCGTGCTGCGCGACCGATTTTTACCAACACAATGTCGGACGACAAAAAGGACGAAGCTGGCGAGAAGGAGCATATGCAGCTCAAGGTTCGCTCACCTGTAAGTTCCCTTTCTTCCCCGTGCATTTGTGGTTGAT
This DNA window, taken from Besnoitia besnoiti strain Bb-Ger1 chromosome III, whole genome shotgun sequence, encodes the following:
- a CDS encoding lysine decarboxylase family protein (encoded by transcript BESB_049450), coding for MSATGKTEGSQRLENGSEVKAEAPALRVPTKSYSNTAWLHSRSARQVRILCEYLEVRDRLRRSRVLATFLVFGTARGLSREQWQARMTAATDRLSQLKAESKQDANTKESQEIESAEREITRLRRLEWVCEFAEKVTRLTRRLAEWLLTPEARTAVAKILREIPTPLENDDDWGQEASALDEPDGVCPVAICTGGGPGLMEAANKGAAQVPGARSIGMGISLPFESGLNPYVSKELGFQFQYFFTRKFWMVYSALGVIAAPGGVGTLDELMEVLTLKQTKKMKRDIPIVLFGKTYWDSVLNFDKMVEYGMISECDRDQLFLTDDEDEAFEYLRSFLLQDKLVLGEGYVHKSLRKRRRE